One Deefgea tanakiae genomic region harbors:
- a CDS encoding superoxide dismutase family protein, producing the protein MYLHHHYLLLPITALALSSCATQEQHSPMAHAKLQAAESQTASGMVMFHQMDGHLMVHAKVTGLTPNSEHGFHIHDNGDCSKADFTSAGGHFNPSQQAHGMQEGEHHVGDMPNLTADKMGNVNAKFMLHTASLTPDALNNVMGRAVIIHANPDDFKSQPAGNSGPRIACGVIVEKKMHSGPH; encoded by the coding sequence ATGTACTTACATCATCATTATCTATTGCTACCGATTACAGCGCTTGCGCTAAGCAGCTGCGCGACACAAGAACAGCACTCACCGATGGCGCATGCCAAGCTGCAAGCGGCAGAATCACAAACGGCCTCGGGAATGGTGATGTTTCATCAAATGGATGGCCACCTGATGGTTCACGCCAAAGTTACCGGCTTAACGCCTAATTCTGAACATGGTTTTCACATTCACGACAACGGTGATTGCAGTAAGGCTGACTTCACTAGCGCGGGAGGCCATTTTAATCCCAGCCAACAAGCCCATGGCATGCAAGAAGGCGAACATCATGTCGGTGATATGCCCAACCTAACTGCGGACAAGATGGGAAATGTGAACGCCAAGTTTATGTTACATACGGCCAGCCTGACTCCAGACGCACTCAATAATGTCATGGGGCGTGCAGTGATCATTCATGCCAATCCCGATGATTTCAAAAGCCAACCCGCAGGTAACTCGGGGCCGCGCATAGCTTGCGGAGTGATCGTAGAAAAGAAGATGCACAGTGGCCCTCATTAA
- a CDS encoding GGDEF domain-containing protein — MNSTSSNILRYALIFLILVSIGVLTWQHFGMERKLRIDANSAHQFIAVDDRTQGGKSVAHLSKVNDAMVMKCKIAKSEYQWPYCQIRIQLTKMPSGMDLSHFDDIDFNLSRSGPGPEKVRVYLNNFEAYSKINDSSTLKVNELLLDTKGADMASSHIPLNLFRVASWWVEYKNIPLIDTDMQVDNVPIIEISTPGFAPEGEHEITFKYIEFHGKWLSLTQVLLGIVSAWLTFGVAWLGFEIFQYRQRLSQERSQRSELEVINRVLEIQAEVLSNQAQIDPLTGALNRAGLNNLLSKKWPGEIPKDAQLSILFADLDHFKRINDTHGHAVGDEVLQQFAQLVKSKIRKSDGFVRWGGEEFLVACPEMPHDLAVKLAENIRDSAEKSSWPHSIAVTCSCGVATRNHGEDFNALIERADIALYRAKKGGRNRVEIG; from the coding sequence ATGAATTCCACTTCCAGCAATATTCTACGTTATGCACTGATTTTTCTGATTTTAGTGTCAATTGGGGTGCTGACGTGGCAGCACTTTGGCATGGAACGCAAACTGAGAATCGACGCTAATTCTGCACATCAATTTATCGCTGTTGATGACCGTACTCAGGGGGGCAAAAGCGTTGCTCATTTAAGTAAAGTCAACGACGCGATGGTGATGAAGTGCAAAATTGCCAAGAGCGAATATCAATGGCCATACTGCCAAATCCGTATCCAGCTCACCAAAATGCCTTCTGGAATGGACCTTTCTCACTTTGACGATATCGATTTCAACTTAAGTCGAAGTGGGCCAGGACCAGAAAAAGTCCGAGTATATTTGAATAATTTTGAAGCCTACTCAAAGATCAACGACAGCAGCACATTAAAAGTCAATGAGCTTTTACTTGATACGAAAGGGGCAGACATGGCATCGAGCCACATTCCCTTAAATCTATTTCGTGTGGCTTCATGGTGGGTTGAATATAAAAATATTCCACTCATTGATACGGATATGCAAGTCGATAATGTCCCGATCATTGAAATATCAACACCAGGTTTTGCCCCCGAAGGTGAGCATGAAATAACATTCAAATACATCGAGTTTCATGGCAAATGGCTGAGCCTAACCCAAGTATTACTAGGAATTGTGAGCGCATGGTTGACTTTCGGTGTTGCATGGCTTGGTTTTGAGATATTCCAATACCGCCAGCGCCTAAGCCAAGAAAGATCACAGCGTAGCGAATTAGAAGTCATCAATCGTGTACTCGAGATACAAGCAGAGGTATTGAGTAACCAAGCTCAAATCGACCCATTAACTGGAGCGCTCAATCGCGCCGGGCTTAACAATTTACTAAGCAAGAAATGGCCTGGAGAAATACCAAAGGACGCCCAATTGAGTATTTTGTTTGCCGATCTCGATCACTTCAAACGAATTAACGACACCCACGGGCACGCAGTCGGCGATGAAGTTCTGCAACAATTTGCCCAATTGGTGAAAAGCAAAATTCGAAAAAGCGATGGTTTTGTTCGTTGGGGTGGTGAAGAATTTTTGGTCGCTTGCCCAGAAATGCCACATGATTTGGCCGTGAAACTCGCAGAAAACATCAGAGACAGCGCCGAAAAATCAAGCTGGCCACACTCAATTGCAGTTACATGCTCCTGCGGTGTAGCAACACGAAATCACGGAGAGGATTTCAACGCATTGATTGAGCGCGCGGATATCGCGCTTTATCGTGCAAAAAAAGGCGGCCGAAACCGAGTGGAAATTGGGTAA
- a CDS encoding SRPBCC family protein produces the protein MQVEHRITINASPETVFRIYENVQNWHTWDPDTKQAFLDSPFQVGSRGKITPPKGMTVPMLLTQVEPNKCFTVESKIPLFRMLFEHELVPVSGATEVVHRVTFSGLLSFLLGPMLSKQLNSGLPVTLRNLKALAEAST, from the coding sequence ATGCAAGTAGAACACCGAATCACAATCAATGCTTCCCCAGAAACAGTCTTCCGAATCTACGAAAATGTCCAAAACTGGCACACGTGGGACCCTGACACAAAGCAGGCTTTTCTTGACAGCCCATTTCAAGTCGGCAGCCGCGGCAAAATCACGCCACCAAAGGGGATGACCGTACCCATGCTACTGACGCAAGTGGAGCCCAATAAGTGCTTCACCGTCGAATCAAAAATTCCCTTGTTTCGCATGCTATTCGAACACGAACTAGTCCCAGTATCAGGTGCGACCGAGGTCGTCCACAGGGTTACATTTTCAGGCTTGCTGTCATTTTTACTGGGACCAATGCTGTCTAAGCAATTGAATTCGGGACTTCCGGTTACTCTGCGCAATTTGAAAGCACTGGCAGAAGCGTCAACCTAG
- the obgE gene encoding GTPase ObgE: MKFIDEARVEVIGGKGGNGSASMRREKFVPRGGPDGGDGGKGGTVWAIADEDINTLVDYRFQKKYKARDGDNGRGADCYGKGGDDIELRMPIGTVITDQDTGEVVADLTTNGLRVAIAKGGTGGFGNLHFKSSTNRAPRQTTPGFEGERRDLRLELKVLADVGLLGMPNAGKSTFIRAVSAAKPKVADYPFTTLHPNLGVVRIDENRSFVIADVPGLIEGAAEGAGLGHRFLKHLQRTGILLHLVDLAPFDADTDPVAEAKAIVEELRKYDEDLHQKPRWLVLNKVDMIPEDEREERVAAFLEAYGWDAGEQNPYADFEPLKPRLFVIAGLTGEGCRDLTYAIMDYLDAAKKIAKEAAAVEAARLAEEKAALLAARAAALEAGDVK; encoded by the coding sequence ATGAAATTTATTGATGAAGCCCGTGTAGAAGTGATTGGCGGTAAAGGCGGCAATGGTTCAGCCAGTATGCGCCGCGAAAAATTCGTACCCCGTGGTGGTCCCGATGGTGGCGACGGTGGTAAAGGCGGTACCGTTTGGGCGATTGCCGATGAAGACATCAACACCTTGGTTGATTACCGTTTCCAGAAAAAATACAAAGCACGTGATGGCGATAATGGTCGCGGTGCGGATTGCTACGGCAAGGGCGGCGACGATATCGAATTGCGGATGCCAATTGGCACAGTGATTACCGATCAAGACACAGGCGAAGTGGTTGCTGATTTGACCACCAACGGTCTGCGCGTGGCGATTGCCAAAGGCGGCACCGGCGGCTTTGGTAATTTGCATTTCAAATCATCGACCAATCGTGCGCCACGTCAAACGACGCCCGGTTTCGAAGGCGAGCGCCGTGATTTGCGTTTGGAATTGAAAGTGCTGGCCGATGTGGGTTTGCTGGGTATGCCTAACGCGGGCAAATCTACGTTTATTCGCGCTGTATCTGCCGCCAAGCCAAAAGTCGCAGATTATCCATTTACCACCTTGCACCCGAATCTGGGTGTAGTGCGTATTGATGAAAACCGCAGCTTCGTCATTGCCGACGTTCCCGGTCTGATCGAAGGCGCAGCAGAAGGCGCTGGCTTGGGTCATCGTTTCTTGAAGCATTTGCAACGCACCGGTATTTTGTTGCACTTGGTCGACTTGGCGCCGTTTGATGCTGATACTGATCCTGTTGCAGAAGCCAAAGCGATTGTTGAAGAACTGCGTAAATACGACGAAGATTTGCATCAAAAACCACGTTGGTTGGTGCTCAATAAAGTCGACATGATTCCGGAAGACGAGCGCGAAGAACGGGTCGCCGCCTTCTTGGAAGCTTATGGTTGGGATGCGGGTGAGCAAAATCCATACGCCGATTTTGAGCCACTCAAGCCGCGCTTGTTCGTGATCGCAGGTTTGACCGGTGAAGGTTGCCGCGATTTGACTTACGCGATTATGGATTACCTCGACGCCGCGAAAAAAATCGCCAAGGAAGCTGCTGCAGTAGAAGCCGCTCGCCTCGCCGAAGAAAAAGCTGCGCTGTTGGCTGCACGTGCTGCAGCGTTGGAAGCGGGTGATGTGAAGTAA
- the rpmA gene encoding 50S ribosomal protein L27: MAHKKAGGSSRNGRDSESKRLGIKVYGGELIPAGSIIVRQRGTEFHAGDNVGMGKDHTLFAKCDGYVQYAVKGALKRRTVTVLPYVGEEEAAA, from the coding sequence ATGGCACATAAGAAAGCTGGTGGTAGTTCACGTAACGGTCGTGATTCAGAATCAAAACGCCTCGGTATCAAAGTATACGGCGGCGAGTTGATCCCTGCAGGTTCAATCATTGTTCGTCAACGTGGTACTGAATTCCACGCTGGTGACAATGTCGGTATGGGTAAAGATCATACTTTGTTCGCTAAGTGCGATGGTTACGTACAGTACGCAGTGAAGGGCGCTTTGAAACGCCGCACTGTAACTGTATTGCCATACGTTGGCGAAGAAGAAGCTGCTGCTTAA
- the rplU gene encoding 50S ribosomal protein L21, with translation MYAVVKTGGKQYKVVVGQKLNIEQITADVDSQIVLEEVLMVANGEAVQIGAPLVAGASIKATVVSQGRGEKVRIFKMRRRKHYMRRAGHRQNFTEIRIDAIVA, from the coding sequence ATGTATGCAGTCGTAAAAACCGGTGGCAAACAATATAAAGTTGTTGTCGGTCAAAAATTGAACATAGAACAGATTACTGCAGACGTTGACAGCCAGATCGTACTCGAAGAAGTATTGATGGTTGCAAACGGTGAAGCCGTACAAATCGGCGCGCCTTTGGTTGCTGGTGCATCCATCAAGGCAACTGTAGTATCGCAAGGTCGTGGCGAAAAAGTACGCATTTTCAAAATGCGTCGTCGTAAACACTACATGCGCCGCGCTGGTCACCGCCAGAATTTCACTGAAATCCGTATCGACGCTATCGTCGCTTAA
- the ispB gene encoding octaprenyl diphosphate synthase, producing the protein MKFVKSVIDADMASVDNVIRDRLYSEVVLVRQVAEYIVASGGKRLRPMIVLLAAQALGYQGHKHHELAAVIEFIHTATLLHDDVVDESSLRRGRDTANALFGNAASVLVGDFLYSRAFQIMVGCGSMRVMEVLSDATNIIAEGEVLQLMNIGNTDIDEDDYLKVIRYKTAKLFEAAARLGAILTDSDAATEDAIARYGMHLGTAFQIVDDVLDYSGKQEEIGKSLGDDLAEGKPTLPLIYVMKYGEANAAAVVKDALENAKRENFDAVLAAVQQSGALDYARKTAEAEAERAKACLANLPDNPYTQCLHALATLAIDRNS; encoded by the coding sequence ATGAAGTTTGTTAAATCGGTCATAGATGCCGATATGGCCTCGGTAGATAACGTCATTCGTGACCGTTTATATTCAGAAGTCGTCTTGGTGCGCCAAGTGGCCGAGTACATTGTGGCCTCAGGCGGCAAGCGTTTGCGGCCAATGATTGTGCTGCTGGCAGCGCAAGCTTTGGGCTATCAGGGCCACAAACATCACGAACTAGCTGCGGTGATTGAATTCATCCATACCGCAACGCTACTCCACGACGATGTGGTCGATGAGTCCAGCCTGCGTCGTGGCCGCGATACGGCCAATGCGCTGTTTGGCAATGCCGCGTCCGTGTTGGTTGGCGATTTTTTATACAGCCGTGCATTTCAAATCATGGTCGGCTGCGGCTCGATGCGCGTGATGGAAGTGCTTTCTGACGCGACCAATATCATCGCCGAAGGCGAGGTGTTGCAATTAATGAACATCGGCAACACCGACATCGATGAAGACGATTACCTCAAAGTTATCCGTTACAAAACCGCCAAACTCTTTGAAGCCGCGGCGCGCCTCGGGGCAATCTTGACCGACAGCGATGCCGCAACGGAAGACGCGATTGCGCGCTACGGCATGCATTTGGGTACCGCGTTCCAAATCGTTGACGACGTACTCGATTACTCTGGCAAGCAAGAAGAAATCGGTAAATCACTCGGGGACGACTTGGCCGAAGGCAAACCAACGCTACCGCTGATTTATGTGATGAAATATGGTGAAGCGAACGCCGCTGCCGTGGTTAAAGACGCACTCGAAAACGCCAAGCGTGAAAACTTTGATGCCGTACTGGCCGCTGTTCAGCAATCGGGCGCACTCGATTACGCACGCAAAACCGCCGAAGCAGAAGCCGAACGCGCCAAAGCCTGCCTCGCTAATCTGCCCGACAATCCATATACCCAGTGCTTGCATGCTTTAGCAACGCTGGCGATTGATCGGAACAGCTAA
- the modA gene encoding molybdate ABC transporter substrate-binding protein — translation MKIWFFYLSLLMANLSHAGEFRLAAAASLQPTISALSKDFSQKTGHSFQTSFGASGKLFAQINHGAPFDVFMSADLKYPQELIKTGAAIAPVVHYANGALVLWTAQSSIPKDWAAWLKSNAVQKIAIAQPDSAPYGREAMRILSRQNLLPTLQSKLVFGESIAQTSQFISTGAAQAGFSAKSIVANPDQKQNGAWLEIPQAMHQPIAQGAVLSTRGKDNPAAKAFMTYLQSPVAQAILNRYGFLAPTP, via the coding sequence ATGAAAATCTGGTTTTTCTACCTATCGTTATTAATGGCAAACCTCAGCCATGCGGGCGAATTTCGTCTTGCTGCCGCAGCAAGTTTGCAACCGACGATTTCTGCGCTCAGCAAAGACTTTAGCCAAAAAACCGGCCACAGTTTTCAAACTAGTTTTGGCGCATCGGGTAAATTATTCGCGCAAATCAATCATGGTGCGCCGTTTGATGTGTTTATGTCGGCCGATTTGAAATATCCACAAGAGCTGATCAAAACAGGCGCAGCCATCGCTCCGGTGGTGCATTATGCCAATGGCGCTTTGGTGCTGTGGACAGCTCAATCAAGCATCCCAAAAGACTGGGCGGCGTGGCTGAAATCAAATGCCGTACAAAAAATCGCCATCGCCCAACCCGATAGCGCACCGTATGGCCGTGAAGCGATGCGTATTTTAAGTAGGCAAAATTTACTTCCCACATTGCAGAGCAAATTGGTGTTTGGCGAGAGCATTGCCCAGACCAGTCAATTTATCAGCACCGGCGCGGCGCAAGCGGGCTTTAGCGCTAAATCAATCGTCGCCAATCCCGATCAAAAACAAAACGGAGCTTGGTTGGAAATACCGCAGGCTATGCACCAGCCGATTGCTCAAGGCGCTGTGCTCAGCACGCGCGGCAAAGACAATCCAGCCGCAAAAGCATTTATGACTTACTTGCAAAGCCCTGTCGCGCAGGCCATCTTAAATCGCTACGGCTTTCTGGCACCCACACCATGA
- a CDS encoding TOBE domain-containing protein, whose translation MNRLPATLQNIEIHGGFAFVSADCGGHSMSAMLLGISEDVAQWQRGAALTLAFAENEVAVAVNLQGEISLRNRFSAQVCSIESSPLLSRVGLRFGEYTLHALITRASNERMQLAIGLDVEWLVKSNEMQVSRA comes from the coding sequence ATGAATCGACTGCCTGCTACCTTGCAAAATATTGAAATTCACGGCGGTTTTGCTTTTGTCTCTGCCGACTGTGGCGGCCACAGTATGAGCGCGATGCTGCTCGGCATCAGTGAAGACGTGGCGCAATGGCAGCGTGGTGCTGCATTAACGCTGGCTTTTGCCGAAAACGAAGTGGCGGTTGCGGTCAATTTGCAAGGCGAAATCAGCCTGCGTAATCGGTTTTCCGCGCAAGTTTGTAGCATAGAATCAAGTCCACTGCTGAGCCGAGTCGGCTTGCGCTTTGGCGAGTACACCTTGCACGCGCTGATTACCCGCGCATCTAATGAGCGAATGCAACTTGCGATTGGGTTGGATGTGGAATGGCTGGTTAAATCCAATGAAATGCAGGTGAGCCGTGCTTGA
- the modB gene encoding molybdate ABC transporter permease subunit produces the protein MLDPQPLLLTLKLATHTTLLLTIVGIPLSYWLAFGSSRIRYLAEVISSLPLVLPPTVLGFYLLLLFSPTSWVGAWLASALDLRLVFSYPGLVIGSMVFSLPFMVLPLTSAFRQLPSNLLDAARTLGKSEINILARVILPNCKMGLIGALILTFAHTVGEFGVALMIGGNIPGHTQVASIALYHEVETLNYSAAHLYAAVLVGFSFVVLLALRLLSVRMTHE, from the coding sequence GTGCTTGATCCACAACCATTACTACTCACCCTCAAGCTCGCGACCCATACGACGCTATTATTAACTATTGTAGGTATACCGCTATCCTATTGGTTAGCCTTTGGCTCTAGCCGTATACGTTACCTTGCTGAAGTCATCAGCAGCCTACCCTTAGTCTTGCCACCGACCGTACTCGGTTTTTATCTGCTACTGCTGTTTAGCCCAACGAGTTGGGTCGGGGCTTGGCTAGCCAGCGCCTTAGACCTTCGCCTTGTATTCTCCTACCCTGGCCTTGTGATTGGCTCGATGGTGTTTAGCCTGCCGTTTATGGTGTTGCCGCTAACCAGCGCTTTTCGTCAACTACCCAGCAATCTACTGGATGCCGCTCGCACGCTGGGCAAATCAGAAATCAATATCCTTGCCCGCGTGATTTTGCCCAACTGCAAAATGGGTTTAATCGGCGCGCTGATTTTGACTTTTGCACATACTGTAGGGGAGTTTGGCGTTGCACTGATGATAGGCGGCAACATTCCTGGACATACCCAAGTTGCTTCAATTGCGCTGTATCACGAAGTAGAAACGCTCAACTATTCAGCCGCGCATCTGTATGCCGCCGTGTTGGTTGGATTTTCTTTTGTGGTCTTACTGGCATTACGCCTACTCAGCGTACGGATGACGCATGAATAA
- a CDS encoding ATP-binding cassette domain-containing protein, protein MNNLHLDIHTTMHSAQGAMPLQLKTEFSAGSITALSGDSGAGKSTVLHMIAGLKAPEHGEIRYGDTVWFAGKTNIPARQRSVGLVFQDYALFPNMSVHEQLSYAQHQRSPKKVDALLAQMGLSQLAERKPAQLSGGQQQRVALARALAAEPQILLLDEALSALDRQLRVELQQHLLDWQRESGAIVIVVSHDLGEIFRLATRVLKLEHGQLIAEGSPAEVLLPQRASGRLQLTGTLLAIESAGVAALVTIVCGNEIIATLVNPDEAKCYSIGQMVAVTLSGASAAVSKI, encoded by the coding sequence ATGAATAATCTGCACCTCGACATTCACACCACGATGCACTCGGCACAAGGCGCGATGCCTTTGCAGCTCAAAACGGAGTTTTCTGCTGGCAGCATCACCGCACTTTCGGGCGACTCTGGCGCTGGCAAATCGACGGTATTGCACATGATCGCCGGATTAAAAGCACCTGAGCACGGAGAGATTCGTTACGGCGACACGGTTTGGTTTGCAGGCAAAACCAACATCCCCGCCAGACAACGCAGCGTGGGCTTGGTGTTTCAAGATTACGCGCTGTTTCCCAATATGAGTGTGCACGAGCAACTCAGCTACGCACAGCACCAGCGCAGCCCGAAAAAAGTAGACGCTTTACTCGCACAAATGGGGCTCAGCCAACTCGCGGAGCGCAAACCGGCGCAACTGTCTGGTGGCCAGCAACAGCGTGTTGCGCTAGCACGCGCGCTGGCCGCCGAACCCCAAATATTGCTGCTCGACGAAGCGCTATCAGCACTCGATCGCCAACTACGCGTCGAACTGCAACAACATTTACTCGACTGGCAACGTGAATCAGGTGCCATCGTCATCGTGGTGAGTCATGATTTAGGTGAGATATTCCGGCTGGCGACACGAGTCTTGAAACTAGAGCACGGACAATTGATCGCAGAGGGCTCACCCGCAGAAGTGCTGCTACCTCAGCGCGCCAGCGGGCGACTACAACTCACCGGCACACTATTAGCGATTGAATCAGCTGGCGTCGCCGCACTTGTTACCATCGTTTGCGGCAATGAAATCATTGCAACTTTAGTTAACCCCGATGAAGCTAAGTGCTATTCAATTGGGCAAATGGTGGCAGTTACTTTGTCGGGGGCGAGCGCGGCAGTATCGAAAATCTAA
- a CDS encoding type II secretion system protein — protein sequence MLVHWQRGFSLAEMAIVLVIVGVLMASGLGALSSQMSNQRLKETKQMLERANEALIGFALANNRLPCPADSAGLEARHSSGANMNRCVSAYGDLPWQSLGLPELDSWGRRLKYQVTAYPVVSGVKDDLAGIDLTSTPNCGLAAVKPCFGLEDAGNISVFSASSRDGNPVTARKLVSDAAAVIFSEGPNGAGTSEDELENRGLTAKEFVQDTPDSNFDDILVWLPTTQLMYRLATAERLP from the coding sequence ATGTTAGTGCATTGGCAACGTGGTTTTTCGCTCGCTGAAATGGCGATTGTGTTGGTCATCGTTGGGGTTTTAATGGCGTCTGGATTGGGAGCGCTCAGTAGTCAAATGAGTAACCAACGCTTGAAAGAAACTAAACAAATGCTTGAGCGAGCCAACGAAGCGCTCATTGGCTTTGCCTTGGCGAATAATCGTTTGCCGTGCCCGGCGGATAGCGCCGGGCTCGAAGCGAGACATTCATCTGGCGCAAATATGAATCGCTGCGTGTCGGCCTATGGTGACTTGCCTTGGCAATCATTAGGGTTGCCGGAGTTGGATTCGTGGGGACGTAGGTTGAAATACCAAGTCACGGCATACCCAGTGGTGAGTGGTGTTAAAGATGATTTAGCTGGAATCGATCTGACTTCGACGCCTAATTGTGGACTTGCGGCAGTGAAGCCGTGTTTTGGCTTGGAGGATGCAGGAAATATTTCTGTGTTTTCCGCGAGTTCACGCGATGGCAATCCGGTTACTGCGCGAAAGCTAGTCAGCGATGCTGCCGCAGTGATTTTTTCAGAAGGTCCCAATGGGGCAGGTACTTCGGAGGATGAGTTGGAAAATCGGGGCCTTACGGCAAAAGAATTTGTGCAAGACACGCCAGATTCTAATTTTGATGACATATTGGTGTGGCTGCCAACCACTCAGTTAATGTATCGACTTGCTACAGCTGAGCGCTTACCTTAG
- the galE gene encoding UDP-glucose 4-epimerase GalE yields MYILLTGGAGYIGSHTYIELLKAGFKPVILDNFNNAKPEVLNRLKTITGQEIEWVKADVRDRAALDAVFAKWQFSAVVHFAGWKAVGESVAKPLEYYDNNVVGTLRLLDAMKAANVKNLVFSSSATVYGDPHAVPILEDFPLSATNPYGRSKLMVEDILRDLRVAEPEWNIALLRYFNPVGAHESGLIGEDPQGIPNNLMPFVSQTAVGKRAQLSVFGGDYATPDGTGVRDYIHVVDLAIGHVKALQKLETSPGNVTVSLGTGVGYSVLDMVKAFELASGKAVPYQIVARRAGDIAACYANPAKALAELDWRAEKNLQDMCNDSWRWQSQNPNGYGDETQ; encoded by the coding sequence ATGTATATCTTGCTAACCGGTGGTGCTGGCTACATTGGCTCGCATACCTATATTGAACTCCTTAAGGCTGGCTTTAAGCCGGTGATTTTGGATAACTTTAATAATGCCAAACCCGAAGTTCTGAATCGCCTCAAAACCATTACTGGGCAAGAGATCGAATGGGTGAAAGCCGATGTGCGTGATCGTGCTGCGCTCGACGCGGTATTTGCTAAGTGGCAATTTAGTGCCGTGGTGCATTTTGCGGGTTGGAAAGCGGTCGGTGAATCGGTCGCCAAACCACTTGAGTATTACGACAATAATGTCGTGGGAACATTACGTTTGCTCGACGCAATGAAAGCGGCGAATGTCAAAAATCTAGTCTTTTCATCCAGCGCCACTGTGTACGGTGACCCGCATGCGGTGCCGATTTTAGAAGACTTTCCGCTATCAGCGACCAATCCGTATGGCCGCAGCAAACTGATGGTCGAAGATATTTTACGTGATTTACGCGTGGCTGAGCCGGAATGGAATATTGCGTTGCTCCGTTATTTCAATCCCGTTGGCGCGCATGAGTCCGGTTTGATTGGCGAAGACCCGCAAGGGATTCCGAATAATCTCATGCCATTTGTATCGCAAACCGCCGTGGGCAAGCGTGCGCAATTGTCGGTGTTTGGCGGCGACTATGCCACGCCAGATGGTACCGGCGTGCGGGATTATATCCACGTCGTCGATTTGGCGATTGGTCATGTCAAAGCACTGCAAAAACTTGAAACTAGTCCTGGCAATGTGACCGTGAGCTTGGGAACTGGCGTTGGGTATTCGGTGTTGGATATGGTTAAAGCCTTTGAGCTAGCCAGCGGTAAGGCTGTTCCGTATCAAATCGTTGCCCGTCGGGCAGGCGATATCGCTGCGTGTTATGCCAACCCCGCCAAAGCCTTGGCCGAACTGGACTGGCGCGCCGAGAAGAATTTGCAAGATATGTGCAACGACAGTTGGCGCTGGCAAAGTCAAAATCCAAATGGCTATGGTGATGAAACTCAGTGA
- the lptG gene encoding LPS export ABC transporter permease LptG, which yields MNRLGRYVFKSVFGYVLITLLVLTSVFLFFDMIAELRDVGKEGYTLKNALVYVALTLPSRLYQLLPVAVLIGSIFSLSGMADTSQITVMRTAGVSILRLSGWMLICGVSYAVLTFLIGEFVAPMGSEAAKRYQVEAKQSVLLSKFRSGVWIKDGASIMNVSVMNPDMSLEGIRVYALADGAKLSHIFDAQRATFESDKHWHLTGVKRTDFYDDKVTVTSLPKYIWQSEVNPDMLAVLMVKPQEMSVDALRSYIGHLETNKQSTLRYELAFWAKLFYPLACISMMLIALPFALAQRRAGNVGVKIFLGILLGVTFNFASQLVTYVGELYALPPMLAAGTPSLVLMSLAVFFLWRQERGG from the coding sequence ATGAATCGTTTAGGTCGCTACGTATTTAAGTCAGTATTTGGCTATGTGCTGATTACCTTGCTGGTGCTCACTAGTGTGTTCTTATTTTTTGACATGATTGCGGAACTGCGCGATGTGGGTAAAGAAGGCTACACGCTGAAAAATGCACTGGTGTACGTTGCATTAACATTGCCAAGCCGTTTGTATCAATTATTGCCGGTGGCGGTGTTGATTGGCAGTATTTTTTCTTTGTCGGGCATGGCTGATACTTCGCAAATTACCGTCATGCGCACTGCTGGCGTATCGATCTTACGCCTTAGTGGCTGGATGCTGATTTGTGGAGTTTCTTATGCCGTCCTTACCTTTTTAATTGGCGAGTTTGTCGCGCCGATGGGCAGCGAAGCGGCAAAACGCTATCAGGTTGAAGCCAAACAATCAGTGTTGTTGAGCAAATTTCGCTCGGGGGTTTGGATCAAAGACGGCGCTAGTATCATGAACGTCTCCGTGATGAATCCCGATATGAGCCTTGAAGGGATTCGCGTCTATGCTTTGGCGGATGGTGCCAAACTATCGCATATTTTCGACGCGCAACGCGCCACTTTCGAAAGTGACAAGCACTGGCACTTAACAGGTGTCAAACGCACCGATTTTTATGACGACAAAGTGACTGTGACGAGCCTGCCGAAATATATTTGGCAGAGTGAAGTCAACCCCGATATGTTGGCCGTGCTGATGGTCAAACCGCAGGAAATGTCAGTCGATGCACTGCGTAGTTACATTGGACATTTGGAAACCAATAAGCAAAGCACCTTGCGTTATGAGCTGGCATTCTGGGCCAAGCTTTTTTATCCATTGGCTTGTATCTCAATGATGCTGATTGCGTTGCCGTTCGCATTAGCGCAACGTAGGGCGGGTAATGTTGGGGTGAAAATATTTTTGGGGATTTTGCTCGGCGTGACATTTAATTTTGCCAGTCAGCTCGTCACGTATGTGGGTGAGTTGTATGCGCTGCCGCCGATGCTAGCTGCAGGGACACCAAGTTTAGTGCTGATGAGTTTGGCGGTCTTTTTCTTATGGCGGCAAGAGCGCGGCGGGTGA